cctcaaaattttaggtgcactgtaatggcttcattatgttaatataggatattgacgttaaagtagtgttattgaggtcgcgccgtaacgtcagaaaatttaacatgttagacataagtttttcggcgacatcaaaggaaaatgacgatatccagtttgcctgttacaaacagacacagtctctgtattattgtaagagactagtcgataaatcccgtggagaaatccacttaagcagatgggcaatagaaaaataggttgttttagatgttttgctgacgtcagcagtgaagatcccaaaaaagttagagttatttcattattttattgtaatgtgtagaggttgaatcacgctgatcaaaataatgtgtaggatgatatgttttcgaggaacgcaaaaagagatataagtgtttaaaaattgtgctgacgtcagcaaaggcccgtgaaaacacaaaaaattttttttcagaaattcatgtacctgttgcctccctcgtatagatcttgaaacgctgatcaagaaaatgtataggatcatgtacttttgaccaacggttacggaaatattgtggtttaaaggttttttgatgacgtcataaacccgttcattccgaaacggatttggggacccaggtttggaaaattacccaaattggtcccaggtggtccctagttacccacgcggtgaaaaaacattgacgtcaccacctcgtttccaagtaaattggcctcaaagttttaagtgcattgtaatggcttcactaatcttaattaactttcctttaacgtcaatactattttatcggtaaagtttggtaaattacagaacaattttataggcgatgttttatagaatttgttaaagaaaattttgaagaatgtaatccactttgcaaaagtgacagacagacacacggaactggcgtattattatatagatttatgACACAAATCGAATCATACATCGAACGAAATGATGAATCGGATGTGCTTTCTGCAGCTTCCTCTACTTTTcctatttttaacaataatgtAACGTCCTATAAATTTATGAGAAATTCcggaaaactacatttttttaaaatttttaaagaatcagtgGGGaaatttacttttctttttataaagtttcatttttaaagaaagaaaaataaaacgaCCCGTCTGAGGATTTGTTACTTGTCTGTGATTCGTCTGTAACTCGCCTGTAACTCGTCTGCACTAGTCTGTACCTTGTCTGTACTTGTTTGTGATTCGTCTGCACTGGTCTGTACTCGTCTAGGAATTCGTCTGTAGTTTTAAAACAGATCCCCTTCATAAGGTGGAAGTTTATATACAGTTGATTCTCCCTAATTAATATTCCCACGGGGaaaaaattttgttcaaatTATAGAAAGTCTCTGAAATTCGAACTTTTAGCTTTAGAGAGTGAAAATTCGAATTTACAAAGAGAAATTACGTTAATttcaaaatcaagaaaacataATCCAAATTTCATTCAATCCATATTTTCATAGTTTTCATAAAAAAGAAACTCTGTTTGAAAAACTGTTAAATATTTGATTGCTTTACTTAGGAGAGACGATCTCTTTTGACAAAACGAGTTGCATCACCAAGTGCTTTTCTCAGGACGGCAGCGAAAAAAATGGTGTAATTTGAATTTGTCAAAGTCCTGTTTACACTTTAAAATTGGAATTAGGGAGACAATCGTGCTGAGGGAGCTAAAGAACTGTTTGAAttagaaaaatttttgaattagaGAAATTCGAATTGTAGAATGTTTTCTACAAGAGACAGTTGTAGCAGTAATATTTACCGCGTATATCCCAGCTATCACTTTTTCGTGAATCCTTAGCACAGAGTAGCGATTCGTCTACCATTTTAAACAAACAGACGTCTAAGAGCCGGAAGAATTTTCAAATCTTTGTAATTTCTAGACTATAATAGTAGCTACTTGGATTTAGTGTAGTACTACGACTAAGGTTTTAGTTCAAGTTAGTCACAAGTTATGTGAAAGTGTTATACAAATACGCATGAATGTGGCAATGCACTTGTTTATTGTCTAAGAAACACGATTTTTAGGTACACAAAGCTGCTAATTCGcaaaacattgaaaaaattCAAAGTATATCTCAGTTACAAAATAGGGGTCAgttctttctaaaaaaaagtcCTCCAAATTCAAACAACATCTAGGGTGGATTCAGAAAGCATGTTTCCTGTAAAAAGTACGTGTGTAATTCAATAAACTAACATtcagttaataattttttataactaaCAAGTTCATTTCGTATAATTGTTTGTATTTGATCTTTATctgtttttgaatttaattttactGGATGAAGAAAAGTCATtcttttattgtaaacttttttaaatccaTCTGCGGAATGATCGCCTACGAATAAGTCGGGAAGATAAGTTCCATTAAGATATTCgaaattttctaatttatccAAAGTACGTATCAGATTATTTCcagctatttctaaaaaaagtttatttttgtatgcaATGTCAGAAAGTTTTGCGTAACCTTGGGCAAATCTTCCTGGAACATAAAACATATCTGACCAGCCTTTGGCACATCTTGGTTCACCTTGGCTATTTGCTAAATAAGTATCTAGATATTTCTTATATTCCTTTGGGTTACTTTCAGCAAGTCGTTTTAATTCCTCATAATATTTTTGACATGCTTTAAGTCCCATATCATACGTCCACCACATCCAAGCATTGTTAACA
This is a stretch of genomic DNA from Hydractinia symbiolongicarpus strain clone_291-10 chromosome 9, HSymV2.1, whole genome shotgun sequence. It encodes these proteins:
- the LOC130657829 gene encoding uncharacterized protein LOC130657829: MCSEKKNLIQKSVEVTMLTVLILFTDDSCKDEGKANKMFLFKNEVMNFNYAFYGNNKILHELYDNVFGKILTCGPAPDDPASQGPDILYKEEKIWYFRYRCLTKAIRKYPGYHGYIYSNDDLIVNWWNLLKLDRKKVWQSGIVDWRQKAYGKIVNNAWMWWTYDMGLKACQKYYEELKRLAESNPKEYKKYLDTYLANSQGEPRCAKGWSDMFYVPGRFAQGYAKLSDIAYKNKLFLEIAGNNLIRTLDKLENFEYLNGTYLPDLFVGDHSADGFKKVYNKRMTFLHPVKLNSKTDKDQIQTIIRNELVSYKKLLTEC